In Aquimarina sp. TRL1, a single window of DNA contains:
- a CDS encoding polysaccharide pyruvyl transferase family protein yields the protein MKYGLLTYPEGPKTYNVGDYVQSLAARQFLPNVDTFMNREKLGEYNDETIKLIMNGWFTHNIHHWVPTDKIDPLLVSFHMNSTAAPYMLTEKGIAYLKKHEPIGCRDKFTVQILKEKGIDAYFTGCLTLTLDNYKVDDAERGDDIYIVDPFYNYPTSEKLFLTSKHFVKGVLNGDAFKLSKIQNHLKKIVDQELLESAHYVTQVLPSGKQTEEEKFAYAEECLKKYAKAKFVVTSRIHCALPCLAMGTPVIFVNGFNTFVDTCRFDGILELFNRVDVKDDGSFTSNFGLEGQITKDTKVTNLGLHHKLAEPLKEKCKTFIGNAVSI from the coding sequence ATGAAATACGGGCTTTTAACGTATCCGGAAGGACCAAAAACATATAATGTAGGTGATTATGTCCAAAGTTTGGCAGCAAGACAATTCTTGCCAAATGTAGATACTTTTATGAACAGAGAGAAATTAGGTGAATATAATGATGAAACCATTAAGTTGATTATGAACGGTTGGTTTACGCATAACATTCATCACTGGGTGCCAACGGATAAAATTGATCCATTATTGGTTTCTTTTCATATGAATTCTACAGCGGCACCATACATGCTAACAGAAAAAGGAATCGCATACCTGAAAAAACATGAACCTATTGGGTGTAGAGATAAGTTTACAGTTCAGATTCTAAAAGAAAAAGGGATTGATGCGTATTTTACAGGGTGTTTAACATTAACATTGGATAATTACAAAGTGGATGATGCTGAGAGAGGAGATGATATCTATATAGTAGATCCTTTTTATAACTATCCAACTTCTGAAAAGTTATTTTTGACATCTAAGCATTTTGTAAAAGGAGTATTGAATGGAGATGCTTTTAAGCTGAGTAAAATCCAAAATCACCTGAAAAAAATAGTCGATCAGGAATTGTTAGAAAGTGCCCATTATGTAACTCAGGTTCTTCCATCCGGAAAACAAACCGAAGAAGAAAAATTTGCATATGCAGAAGAATGCCTGAAAAAATATGCTAAGGCAAAATTTGTGGTGACATCCAGAATACACTGTGCATTACCGTGTCTGGCAATGGGAACTCCTGTAATTTTTGTGAATGGGTTTAATACCTTCGTAGATACCTGTAGATTTGATGGGATTTTAGAATTGTTTAACCGAGTAGACGTAAAAGATGATGGAAGTTTTACCTCTAATTTTGGTCTGGAAGGACAAATTACAAAAGATACAAAAGTAACCAACCTGGGATTACATCATAAATTAGCAGAACCTTTGAAGGAAAAATGTAAGACCTTCATCGGTAATGCAGTATCAATCTAA